In a single window of the Pseudohongiella acticola genome:
- a CDS encoding SDR family oxidoreductase produces the protein MAKYLITGTNRGIGLELVKQVLGQGHDVVATCRKPENVPELRDLQRANAALRVLPLDLASAESRQVLVDALNGDAVDVLINNAGMYGPRDANIGSLRESDWAEVMLVDVIAPVLLTQALLPNLRKGTERRLAFISSKMGSISDNGSGGSYLYRTAKSALNQAAKSLAIDLQPEQFIVLSLHPGWVLTDMGGPNALIDTNTSVAGMLKVIDSARPVDSGFFFAYDGAAISW, from the coding sequence ATGGCGAAGTATCTTATCACAGGCACCAATCGCGGCATCGGGCTTGAATTAGTCAAGCAGGTGCTGGGTCAGGGCCATGATGTTGTGGCAACCTGCCGAAAACCAGAAAACGTTCCCGAACTGCGAGATCTGCAACGTGCCAATGCGGCACTCCGCGTGTTACCACTGGACCTGGCAAGCGCCGAGTCGCGTCAGGTACTGGTAGATGCACTTAACGGTGATGCCGTTGATGTCCTGATTAACAATGCCGGCATGTATGGGCCGCGGGATGCCAATATTGGATCTTTGCGCGAGAGTGACTGGGCGGAGGTTATGCTGGTCGACGTAATAGCGCCGGTGCTGCTGACCCAGGCGTTGCTGCCAAACCTGCGCAAAGGCACTGAGCGTCGATTGGCGTTTATCAGTTCAAAGATGGGGTCAATCAGTGACAATGGCAGCGGTGGTTCATATTTGTACCGCACGGCCAAAAGCGCACTGAACCAGGCCGCCAAATCGTTGGCCATAGATTTGCAGCCGGAGCAGTTCATCGTGTTGAGCCTGCATCCGGGTTGGGTGTTGACAGACATGGGTGGCCCCAATGCCCTGATCGACACCAACACAAGTGTTGCCGGAATGCTGAAGGTGATTGACAGCGCCCGGCCGGTCGATAGTGGTTTCTTTTTCGCCTACGACGGAGCTGCCATTTCCTGGTAA